From a region of the Primulina eburnea isolate SZY01 chromosome 7, ASM2296580v1, whole genome shotgun sequence genome:
- the LOC140837313 gene encoding protein LIKE COV 2-like, producing the protein MSFCHCILDQHKSASLVALLAQPEHNCIQGSCHNPSPRIGEYALGFITSSVILQRDDGDEELCSVYVPTNHLYIGDIFLVNSEEIIRPNLSIREGIEIIVSVGMSMPQVISPMERIPRQNDQIRLDRMM; encoded by the exons ATGTCTTTCTGTCATTGCATTCTAGATCAGCATAAAAGTGCAAGTCTTGTTGCTCTACTAGCTCA ACCAGAACACAACTGCATTCAAGGAAGTTGCCATAATCCATCACCTCGGATTGGAGAATATGCTTTGGGTTTTATTACATCATCAGTAATTCTTCAG AGAGATGATGGGGATGAAGAGTTATGCTCCGTCTATGTGCCGACAAATCATTTATACATTGGAGACATCTTTCTAGTAAACTCTGAGGAGATTATTAGGCCCAATCTGTCTATCAGAGAAGGGATAG AGATTATTGTATCCGTGGGTATGTCAATGCCTCAGGTGATTTCTCCTATGGAAAGAATCCCTCGACAAAATGATCAAATTCGCCTCGACAGGATGATGTAG